The following proteins come from a genomic window of Tepidiforma thermophila:
- a CDS encoding DUF302 domain-containing protein → MTATIEQLTFGLRRETGLPFHQAVEAVREALKAQGFGVLTEIDVQATLKAKLGAEMPPYLILGACNPPLAHRALSANPEVGMLLPCNVVVRDTGRGIVVEAMDPVAAMSIVQDAEVAEVAKQAREKLAAALAALE, encoded by the coding sequence ATGACCGCAACGATCGAACAGCTGACGTTTGGCCTGCGCCGGGAGACGGGGCTGCCGTTCCACCAGGCGGTGGAGGCGGTCCGCGAGGCGCTGAAGGCGCAGGGCTTCGGGGTGCTTACCGAGATCGATGTGCAGGCAACGCTGAAGGCGAAGCTCGGGGCGGAGATGCCTCCCTACCTCATCCTCGGAGCGTGCAATCCGCCGCTGGCGCACCGGGCGCTGAGCGCGAACCCGGAGGTCGGCATGCTGCTGCCCTGCAACGTGGTGGTGCGGGATACGGGCCGCGGCATCGTCGTGGAGGCGATGGACCCGGTGGCCGCGATGAGCATCGTCCAGGACGCCGAGGTGGCGGAGGTCGCGAAGCAGGCTCGGGAGAAGCTCGCGGCGGCGCTCGCGGCGCTCGAGTAG
- a CDS encoding MFS transporter, whose protein sequence is MRALLLLSIIPILLAMPFQALLVVFADDVWHVGAGGLGVLQAAAGLGGIAGSFWVAFTSESPRKLRLMMSTLLAFAGSLLLFSLSPWFLLALPLVFAADVFASAFTTTVNTLIQVLIPDEVRGRVMSLMMMTFGLTPLGTVPVSALAEALGAPAAVAIASVVTVALSLALLAASRALRGIDSTVARALEAEATAAAPGFRPGAPPGAPAWGGRAPDVG, encoded by the coding sequence GTGCGGGCCCTCCTTCTCCTTTCGATCATTCCTATCCTGCTCGCCATGCCGTTCCAGGCGCTCCTCGTCGTCTTCGCCGATGACGTCTGGCACGTCGGCGCCGGCGGGCTCGGCGTCCTCCAGGCCGCGGCCGGGCTCGGCGGCATCGCCGGCTCCTTCTGGGTCGCCTTCACCAGCGAGTCCCCCCGCAAGCTCCGCCTGATGATGAGCACCCTCCTCGCCTTCGCCGGGAGCCTCCTCCTCTTCTCCCTCAGCCCCTGGTTCCTGCTCGCGCTCCCGCTCGTCTTCGCCGCCGATGTCTTCGCCAGCGCCTTCACCACCACGGTGAACACGCTGATCCAGGTGCTGATCCCCGATGAGGTCCGCGGCCGGGTGATGAGCCTGATGATGATGACCTTCGGCCTCACCCCGCTCGGCACCGTCCCCGTCAGCGCCCTCGCCGAAGCGCTCGGTGCGCCCGCGGCCGTGGCGATCGCCTCGGTGGTGACCGTCGCGCTCTCCCTGGCCCTGCTGGCCGCCAGCCGGGCGCTGCGCGGCATCGACAGCACCGTCGCCCGCGCCCTCGAAGCCGAGGCGACCGCCGCCGCACCTGGCTTCCGCCCCGGCGCTCCGCCCGGCGCCCCCGCGTGGGGCGGCCGCGCCCCCGATGTCGGCTAG
- a CDS encoding PSP1 domain-containing protein, producing the protein MPERPPRVAGVRFRNAGKIFYFHAAGLRLEPGEYVVVETVRGPEIARVVIAPDQVVVDELPRDELKPILRLATEADIRRADELHRRAQELLPEARRLGGETGFPARIDAASFTLDGKRLTFSFTSEERLDYREFVRRASQQFNARVEMHQMGARDRARLAGGYGICGRELCCASWLETFPSISIRMAKDQELPLNPQKISGLCGRLLCCLSYEDEGYREMRKSLPKVGQRCSTPTGEGKVVAINILKRQVTLLVDGQRIEVGDRDLGTVVRWDPSSKSAPPPPSIAREEAIALGLIEPDAEDLAETPAEELETAFEPGPGRGRLPGGGPRRIVPARPAKAEPAAPPPAQAPPAASRPRRPRGSAESAQQPGAARPAQPAAGPQPPAGRLFRRAGSGQQQPPPPGEPPAHAEGTSAGASRRRRRRRGRGGGQQPAPGED; encoded by the coding sequence ATGCCTGAACGACCCCCGCGCGTCGCCGGCGTGCGCTTTCGAAACGCCGGCAAGATCTTCTATTTCCACGCGGCCGGCCTTCGTCTCGAACCGGGCGAATACGTCGTCGTCGAAACCGTCCGCGGGCCCGAAATCGCCCGCGTCGTCATCGCGCCCGACCAGGTCGTCGTCGATGAGCTCCCCCGCGACGAGCTCAAGCCGATCCTCCGCCTGGCCACCGAAGCCGATATCCGCCGGGCCGATGAACTCCACCGGAGGGCTCAGGAACTCCTCCCCGAGGCGCGCCGCCTCGGCGGGGAGACCGGGTTTCCCGCCCGCATCGACGCCGCCTCCTTCACCCTCGACGGGAAACGGCTGACCTTCTCCTTCACCAGCGAAGAGCGGCTCGATTACCGCGAATTCGTCCGCCGCGCCAGCCAGCAGTTCAACGCCCGCGTCGAAATGCACCAGATGGGCGCCCGCGACCGCGCCCGCCTCGCCGGCGGCTACGGCATCTGCGGCCGCGAACTCTGCTGCGCCAGCTGGCTCGAAACCTTCCCCTCCATCTCCATCCGCATGGCCAAGGACCAGGAGCTTCCGCTCAACCCCCAGAAGATCAGCGGCCTCTGCGGGCGCCTCCTCTGCTGCCTCAGCTACGAAGACGAGGGCTACCGCGAGATGCGGAAGTCGCTCCCGAAGGTCGGCCAGCGCTGCAGCACCCCAACCGGCGAGGGCAAAGTCGTCGCCATCAACATCCTCAAGCGGCAGGTCACCCTCCTCGTCGACGGCCAGCGCATCGAAGTCGGCGACCGCGACCTCGGCACCGTCGTCCGGTGGGACCCCTCCAGCAAGAGCGCGCCGCCCCCGCCCAGCATCGCGCGAGAGGAGGCGATCGCCCTCGGCCTCATCGAGCCCGACGCCGAAGACCTCGCCGAAACCCCGGCCGAGGAGCTCGAAACCGCCTTCGAACCCGGGCCCGGGCGCGGCCGGCTGCCCGGCGGCGGCCCTCGCCGCATCGTCCCGGCCCGCCCTGCGAAGGCCGAGCCTGCCGCTCCGCCGCCCGCGCAGGCGCCGCCGGCTGCTTCCCGTCCCCGCCGTCCGCGGGGGAGTGCCGAATCAGCCCAGCAGCCCGGCGCCGCCAGGCCGGCTCAGCCGGCGGCCGGACCGCAGCCCCCGGCGGGCCGCCTCTTCCGCCGCGCCGGCAGCGGCCAACAGCAGCCCCCGCCGCCCGGGGAGCCGCCGGCGCACGCAGAGGGGACCTCAGCCGGGGCATCCCGCCGGCGCCGGCGCCGCCGCGGACGGGGCGGCGGCCAGCAGCCGGCCCCCGGCGAGGACTGA
- a CDS encoding serine hydrolase domain-containing protein — translation METSPRSAGFSPARLDRITAHLERHYIEPGKIAGCQLLVARHGIPAYFRSFGFMDRERRRPMRDDTIFRIYSMTKPITSVALMQLFEEARFMLNDPVARYLPSWEHQRVWVSGDGDEMETKAPNRPVSFRHVLSHTAGLTYGATNHPVDKAYRRLGIQRGPGETLDTFVEKLGRAPLRYEPGERWMYSFATDVCGALVERISGRRLDAYFRERIFEPLGMTDTAFFVPPEKQERFAANYQRQPDKTLKLIDDPETSSYLREPSFLSGGGGLVGTTRDYLRFCEMLRRGGELDGARIISSRTLELMTRSHLPGGQDLTSLAIGAFSETANEGVGFGLGFAVTLDAARAGTLGEGDYYWGGAASTIFWVDPREDLVCIFMTQLMPSGTFNFRGQLKNLIYSAID, via the coding sequence GTGGAGACCTCACCCCGCAGCGCCGGCTTCTCCCCGGCCCGCCTCGACCGCATCACCGCCCACCTCGAACGCCACTACATCGAGCCCGGCAAAATCGCCGGCTGCCAGCTCCTCGTCGCACGCCATGGCATCCCCGCCTACTTCCGCTCATTCGGCTTCATGGACCGCGAGCGCCGGCGCCCCATGCGCGACGACACCATCTTTCGCATCTACTCCATGACCAAGCCGATCACCTCCGTCGCCCTCATGCAGCTCTTCGAAGAAGCGCGCTTCATGCTGAACGACCCCGTCGCGCGCTACCTCCCCTCGTGGGAGCACCAGCGCGTCTGGGTCAGCGGCGACGGCGACGAGATGGAAACGAAGGCGCCGAACCGTCCCGTCTCGTTCAGGCACGTGCTCAGCCACACCGCCGGCCTCACCTACGGCGCCACCAACCACCCCGTCGATAAGGCCTACCGCCGGCTCGGCATCCAGCGCGGCCCCGGCGAAACCCTCGATACCTTCGTCGAAAAGCTCGGCCGGGCGCCCCTTCGCTATGAACCCGGGGAACGGTGGATGTACTCCTTCGCAACCGACGTCTGCGGCGCCCTCGTCGAGCGGATCTCCGGCCGGCGGCTCGATGCATACTTCCGCGAACGCATCTTCGAACCGCTCGGCATGACCGACACCGCCTTCTTCGTCCCGCCCGAGAAGCAGGAGCGGTTCGCTGCCAACTACCAGCGCCAGCCCGATAAGACGCTCAAGCTCATCGACGACCCCGAGACCAGCAGCTACCTCCGCGAGCCGTCGTTCCTCTCTGGCGGGGGCGGGCTGGTCGGCACAACCCGCGATTACTTGCGCTTCTGCGAAATGCTCCGCCGCGGGGGCGAACTCGATGGCGCCCGCATCATCAGCAGCCGCACGCTCGAACTGATGACCCGCAGCCACCTGCCCGGCGGCCAGGACCTCACCAGCCTCGCAATCGGCGCCTTCTCGGAGACCGCGAACGAGGGCGTCGGCTTCGGTCTCGGCTTCGCCGTCACCCTCGATGCCGCCCGCGCCGGCACCCTCGGCGAGGGCGACTACTACTGGGGCGGCGCCGCCTCCACCATCTTCTGGGTCGACCCCCGCGAAGACCTCGTCTGCATCTTCATGACCCAGCTCATGCCGTCAGGCACCTTCAACTTCCGCGGCCAGCTCAAGAACCTCATCTACTCCGCTATCGACTGA
- a CDS encoding aldo/keto reductase yields MEFRHLGRSGLEVSLVGLGCNNFGIRCDFEHSKAVVHRALDLGITLFDTADVYGGGGRSEEFLGKILKGHREKVVIATKFGMKMGEGPHRMGASRKYIMQAVEDSLRRLDTDYIDLYQVHRPDPHTPIEETLRALDDLVRQGKVRYIGHSNFAAWQAAEAHFVAQRLNVTPFISAQNEYNLLDRRIEAELVPACNAYGLSILPYFPLASGFLTGKYRKGEELPAGTRLANAGPMAARVLTDRNFAILEKLEAFAQARGKGMVDLAIGWLASQPHVGSVIAGATRPEQVDQNVAAAAWRLTAEELAEVDAITR; encoded by the coding sequence ATGGAATTCCGGCATCTCGGCCGGTCGGGCCTCGAGGTATCGCTCGTGGGGCTCGGCTGCAACAACTTCGGCATCCGCTGCGATTTCGAGCATTCGAAGGCGGTGGTGCACCGCGCGCTCGACCTCGGGATCACGCTGTTCGACACGGCGGATGTGTACGGCGGGGGCGGCCGCTCGGAGGAGTTCCTCGGAAAAATCCTGAAGGGCCACCGGGAGAAGGTGGTCATTGCGACGAAGTTCGGGATGAAGATGGGCGAGGGGCCGCACCGGATGGGCGCCTCGCGGAAGTACATCATGCAGGCGGTGGAGGATTCGCTGCGGCGGCTGGATACGGACTACATCGACCTGTACCAGGTGCACCGGCCGGACCCGCACACGCCGATCGAGGAGACGCTGCGGGCGCTGGACGACCTGGTGCGGCAGGGGAAGGTGCGGTACATCGGGCATTCGAACTTTGCGGCCTGGCAGGCGGCGGAGGCGCACTTCGTGGCGCAGCGGCTGAATGTGACGCCGTTCATTTCGGCGCAGAACGAGTACAACCTGCTCGACCGGCGGATCGAGGCGGAGCTGGTGCCGGCGTGCAACGCCTACGGGCTGAGCATCCTGCCCTACTTCCCGCTGGCGAGCGGTTTCCTGACCGGGAAGTACCGGAAGGGGGAGGAGCTCCCGGCGGGCACGCGGCTGGCGAACGCGGGGCCGATGGCGGCGCGGGTACTGACGGACCGGAATTTCGCGATCCTGGAGAAGCTGGAGGCGTTCGCGCAGGCGCGGGGGAAGGGGATGGTGGACCTGGCGATCGGGTGGCTGGCGAGCCAGCCGCACGTGGGGAGCGTGATTGCGGGCGCGACGCGCCCGGAGCAGGTGGACCAGAACGTGGCGGCGGCCGCGTGGCGGCTGACGGCGGAGGAGCTGGCGGAGGTAGACGCGATTACGCGGTAA